In Coleofasciculus sp. FACHB-T130, the genomic window GCTTTGATAATGCTGCCATCGACATCTGCCAGTAGGGGAAAAGGCAAATTGAACTTCTCGGTGAATTTCTGGTGAGACGCTTCATCATCCTTGCTAACGCCCAAGACTACAATATCTTTGCCTTGATAGTCTGCATAGGCATCTCGAAAGCTACAAGCTTGTTTGGTACAGCCGGGTGTATCATCTTTGGGATAAAAATACAAAATCACAGTTTTTCCTGCCAAATTAGACAACGAGACAGTGTTCCCATTGGTATCTTTGGCGGTGAAAGTGGGTGCCGTTGTACCGACTGCTAGAGCCATAAATTCTATTTCCTGCTCAGTTATGATTG contains:
- a CDS encoding peroxiredoxin; the protein is MALAVGTTAPTFTAKDTNGNTVSLSNLAGKTVILYFYPKDDTPGCTKQACSFRDAYADYQGKDIVVLGVSKDDEASHQKFTEKFNLPFPLLADVDGSIIKAYDVEGSSGYAQRVTYVIDGTGKIVHVDSSVNTGSHAQDILAALAS